GTCTTCGTCGAGGGCGGCCCCACCCTGCAGAGCGCCTTCCTGCGCGAGGGCCTCGTCGACGAGCTGCTCGTCTATCTCGGCCCCGTGCTCCTGGGCGGCCCGGGACTCGCCGTCGGCGACCTCGCGGTGCCGACCATCGCCGACGCGCATCGTCTCGACATCCGGGACGTCCACCGGCTCGGCGCCGACGTCCTGCTCGTCGCCCGCCCCGCATCCCCCGCACAGCAAGGAGACCTGTGATGTTCACCGGCATCGTCGAGGAGATCGGCACCGTGAGCGGTGTCGCACCGTCGGGTGACGGCATCCGCCTCACCGTCCGAGCCCCGCTGGCCGTATCCGACGCCGGTCACGGCGACTCCATCTCCATCTCGGGTGTCTGCCTCACCGTGGTCGACCGCGGCGAGGACTGGTTCACGGCGGACGTCATGCGCCAGACGCTCGAGATGTCGACCCTCGACGGAATCGCCGACGGTTCCGCGGTCAACGTGGAACGGGCGATGGCCGCGCACGGTCGCCTCGGCGGGCACATCGTGCAGGGACACATCGACGGCACCGGCGTCGTGCGTGAGGTCCGCCCCGGCGACCAATGGCAGGTGCTGCGCATCTCGCTCGGCGAGGACATCGCCCCCCTCGTCGTGGACAAGGGATCGATCGCCGTCGACGGGGTCTCCCTCACGGTCAGCTCCGTCAGCGCGGCGGATGCCGACGAGCAGTGGTTCGAGGTGTCCCTCATCCCGGAGACGCTCGCGGCCACGACCCTCGGCGCGCGTGCGGTGGGCGATCGCGTCAACCTCGAGACCGACATCCTCGCGCGCCACGTCCGGCGCCTTCTGGCTTTCCCCGAGGCAGCGGCCATCGCCACTGCCGCCCCCATCCCGAACGAAGGAGGCTCCCGATGAGCCTTTCCCCCATCACCGAGGCCCTCGAGGCGCTCCGCGCAGGCAAGCCTGTCATCGTCGCCGACGATGAGAACCGGGAGAACGAGGGCGATGTCATCATCTCCGCCCAGCTCGCGACCCCGCAGTGGATCGCGTGGACGGTGCGCCACTCCAGCGGTTTCATCTGCGCCCCCATGCCCGCCGACTGGGCGGACCGGCTCGATCTGCCCCCCATGGTGGAGGTCAACCAGGACGCGCGCGGAACCGCCTACACGGTCAGCGTGGACGCGGCCTCGGGTGTGACGACCGGCATCAGCGCCGCGGACCGCGCACACACCCTGAACGTCCTGGCCGACCCCACGGCCGTCCCGACGAGCCTGATCCGGCCGGGGCACGTGCTTCCCCTGCGCGCGGTCGACGGCGGGGTCCGGGAACGCAGCGGCCACACCGAGGCGGCCGTGGACCTGATGCGACTCGCCGGCCTCGAACCGGTCGGCGCGATTGCGGAGATCGTGGCGGAGGACGGCAGCATGATGCGCCTGCCGGGGCTCATGGAGCTCGGCGCACGCGACGGCATCCCCGTCATCACGATCGAGCAGCTGATCGCGCACCTCGATGAGACCGAGCCCCGCGAAACCCTCGCGCACCCTCCGCACCGCCGCCGGGTGAGTCTGCGCGCCGAAGCCGCCGTGCCCACCACGCACGGCGATTTCCGGATCCTGGCGTACAAGGACCGGGTCACCGGGACCGATCACGTGGCGATCGTCTCCGGCGACCTCGAGGATGCGCCGCTCGTGCGCGTGCACTCCGAGTGCCTGACCGGTGAGGCCTTCGGGTCGACCAAGTGCGAGTGCGGGCCGCAGCTGAACGCGGCGCTCGACCGCATCGCGAAGGACGGCGGCGTGGTCGTGTACATGCGCGGTCATGAAGGACGCGGCATCGGCCTGATCAACAAGCTGCGCGCGTACAACCTGCAGGAGCGCGGGCTCGACACCGTCGACGCGAACCTGGCCCTCGGCCTCCCCGCGGACGCACGGGACTACGCCGCGGCGGCCGGCATCCTGGCCGATCTCGGCGTGGAGCGGGTCCGCCTGCTCACCAACAACACCGAC
The sequence above is a segment of the Microbacterium caowuchunii genome. Coding sequences within it:
- the ribA gene encoding GTP cyclohydrolase II; protein product: MSLSPITEALEALRAGKPVIVADDENRENEGDVIISAQLATPQWIAWTVRHSSGFICAPMPADWADRLDLPPMVEVNQDARGTAYTVSVDAASGVTTGISAADRAHTLNVLADPTAVPTSLIRPGHVLPLRAVDGGVRERSGHTEAAVDLMRLAGLEPVGAIAEIVAEDGSMMRLPGLMELGARDGIPVITIEQLIAHLDETEPRETLAHPPHRRRVSLRAEAAVPTTHGDFRILAYKDRVTGTDHVAIVSGDLEDAPLVRVHSECLTGEAFGSTKCECGPQLNAALDRIAKDGGVVVYMRGHEGRGIGLINKLRAYNLQERGLDTVDANLALGLPADARDYAAAAGILADLGVERVRLLTNNTDKTSQLRALGLDVVEQVPLLVGIGPNNHQYLATKRDRMGHVIADADLSDALAQMKEATGQ
- a CDS encoding riboflavin synthase gives rise to the protein MFTGIVEEIGTVSGVAPSGDGIRLTVRAPLAVSDAGHGDSISISGVCLTVVDRGEDWFTADVMRQTLEMSTLDGIADGSAVNVERAMAAHGRLGGHIVQGHIDGTGVVREVRPGDQWQVLRISLGEDIAPLVVDKGSIAVDGVSLTVSSVSAADADEQWFEVSLIPETLAATTLGARAVGDRVNLETDILARHVRRLLAFPEAAAIATAAPIPNEGGSR